One genomic segment of Vicinamibacterales bacterium includes these proteins:
- the hutI gene encoding imidazolonepropionase → MVAIRHLRQLITCAGPAPRAGARQRDVEIILDGAIAWEGERIVYAGTDAGLPRGVADGDIIDGRDCSVVPGFVDGHTHALYAGDRRDELRRRLAGVTYAEIAAAGGGIVSTVAATRSATTEALAAATRPRLQEMLACGTTTVEIKSGYGLTLEDELKMLRTIERLRAEVALDIVATFMGAHEIPVDYRSRRDDYLRLIIDEMIPAVARAGLADWCDVFCETGVFTPAESIAILEAGKRHGLRPRIHADELAASGGSQVAAKVGARSADHLIFADAASIEALRSAGTVATLLPTAAFYLKLGRFAPARAMIDAGVPVALATDVNPGGGFSPSMPFAITLACFGMGLTFEEALVAATINGAFSLDRHVSLGSLEPGKQMDAVLVRGDAIDLIRVGAASIARVVKRGRLL, encoded by the coding sequence ATGGTTGCCATCCGACACCTGCGACAGCTGATCACCTGTGCGGGGCCCGCCCCGCGGGCCGGGGCGCGGCAGCGCGACGTGGAGATCATCCTCGACGGCGCGATCGCGTGGGAAGGCGAACGCATTGTCTACGCGGGCACCGACGCCGGGCTGCCGCGCGGAGTCGCCGACGGCGACATCATCGACGGGCGCGATTGCTCGGTCGTCCCCGGCTTCGTCGACGGACACACGCACGCGCTGTACGCCGGCGACCGCCGCGACGAGCTGCGACGCCGGCTCGCCGGCGTCACCTATGCCGAGATCGCCGCGGCGGGGGGCGGCATCGTCTCGACGGTGGCGGCGACGCGGTCCGCCACCACAGAGGCACTGGCGGCCGCCACACGTCCGCGCCTGCAGGAGATGTTGGCCTGCGGCACGACGACCGTGGAGATCAAGAGCGGCTACGGCCTCACCCTCGAAGACGAGCTCAAGATGCTGCGGACCATCGAGCGCCTGCGCGCGGAAGTGGCGCTCGACATCGTCGCGACCTTCATGGGCGCTCACGAAATCCCGGTGGACTACCGGTCGCGCCGCGACGACTACCTGCGGCTGATCATCGACGAGATGATCCCCGCGGTGGCGCGCGCCGGGCTGGCCGACTGGTGCGACGTCTTCTGCGAGACCGGCGTTTTCACGCCAGCAGAGTCGATCGCAATTCTCGAAGCGGGCAAGCGGCATGGGCTGAGGCCGCGGATCCACGCCGACGAACTGGCCGCCAGCGGCGGCTCGCAGGTTGCGGCCAAGGTCGGCGCGCGCTCGGCGGACCACCTGATCTTCGCCGACGCCGCGTCGATCGAGGCGCTGCGCTCCGCCGGCACCGTCGCCACGCTGCTTCCGACCGCGGCCTTCTACCTCAAGCTCGGGCGGTTCGCGCCGGCCCGCGCGATGATCGACGCGGGGGTGCCGGTCGCGCTCGCAACCGACGTGAACCCAGGTGGCGGCTTCTCGCCGTCGATGCCGTTCGCAATCACGCTCGCCTGCTTCGGGATGGGGCTGACGTTCGAGGAGGCGCTGGTCGCCGCGACGATCAATGGCGCGTTCTCGCTCGATCGCCACGTTTCGCTCGGCAGCCTGGAGCCGGGCAAGCAGATGGACGCGGTGCTCGTGCGGGGCGACGCGATCGACCTGATTCGCGTCGGCGCCGCGTCGATCGCGCGCGTCGTCAAGCGGGGGCGCCTGCTATAG
- a CDS encoding DivIVA domain-containing protein, with protein MFERSQTDEMIAPQPPERVMRISPMDMRQQRFRSSFRGYDRTEVVAFLTEAADDYEHAMREIDRLRTDMTRLESLLVEHRQRENNLRDTLVTAQRVSDDMKEGAQNEAKLIVREAQGRADLLLQKAQGRLEEIDREINELKLRRRDTEGSLESAIQALYRALEFIREQDETRGEEKVLLHRPRQTELTLPARPADVRVDERKASS; from the coding sequence ATGTTCGAGCGCAGCCAGACCGACGAGATGATCGCGCCCCAGCCGCCGGAACGCGTGATGCGGATCAGCCCGATGGACATGCGGCAGCAGCGCTTCCGCTCGTCGTTCCGCGGCTACGACCGCACCGAAGTCGTGGCGTTCCTGACCGAGGCGGCCGACGACTACGAGCACGCGATGCGGGAGATCGACCGCCTGCGGACCGATATGACCCGCCTCGAGTCGCTGCTCGTCGAGCACCGCCAGCGCGAGAACAACCTCCGCGACACGCTCGTCACGGCACAGCGGGTGTCCGACGACATGAAAGAGGGGGCGCAGAACGAGGCGAAGCTGATCGTCCGCGAAGCCCAGGGCCGCGCCGACCTGCTGTTGCAGAAGGCGCAGGGCCGCCTCGAGGAGATCGATCGCGAGATCAACGAGCTCAAGCTGCGGCGGCGCGACACCGAGGGCTCGCTGGAATCGGCGATTCAGGCGCTGTATCGCGCGCTGGAGTTCATCCGCGAGCAGGACGAGACGCGCGGCGAAGAGAAGGTCCTCCTGCACCGTCCCCGCCAGACCGAACTGACCCTGCCGGCCCGACCGGCCGACGTCCGTGTCGACGAACGGAAGGCGTCGAGCTAG
- the lepB gene encoding signal peptidase I yields the protein MTTTPAAPFKKSVAREYFESIVIAVVLALFVRTWVVQAFKIPTGSMENNLLIGDHLLVNKFIFGPTPLAIGRHTLPVRTLRRGDIVVFKYPEEPDRDFIKRVIGLPGDTVELKAKRVYINGQPLDEPYVHFLTPPSNDLQEVTSADVRERFGPVTVPDDRYFVMGDNRDNSQDSRYWGFLPREYVKGRALLIYWSYESGREDYLDEGLGASIKRLGSVVMHFFTRTRWERLFHQIR from the coding sequence ATGACGACGACGCCTGCCGCCCCGTTCAAGAAATCCGTTGCGCGCGAGTACTTCGAGTCGATCGTCATCGCCGTCGTCCTGGCGCTGTTCGTGCGCACCTGGGTGGTGCAGGCGTTCAAGATCCCCACCGGGTCGATGGAGAACAACCTGCTGATCGGCGATCACCTGCTGGTCAACAAGTTCATCTTCGGGCCGACACCGCTGGCCATCGGCCGCCACACGCTGCCGGTCCGCACCCTGCGCCGCGGCGACATCGTCGTCTTCAAGTACCCCGAGGAGCCCGACCGCGATTTCATCAAGCGAGTCATCGGCCTGCCGGGCGACACCGTGGAGCTGAAGGCCAAGCGGGTCTACATCAACGGCCAGCCGCTCGACGAGCCATACGTGCACTTCCTGACGCCGCCGTCGAACGACCTGCAGGAGGTGACGTCGGCCGACGTGCGGGAGCGCTTCGGCCCGGTGACCGTCCCCGACGACCGATACTTCGTGATGGGGGACAATCGCGACAACTCGCAGGACAGCCGCTATTGGGGGTTCCTGCCGCGCGAGTACGTCAAGGGACGGGCCCTGCTGATCTACTGGTCGTACGAGTCGGGCCGCGAGGACTATCTGGACGAGGGGCTCGGCGCGTCGATCAAGCGCCTCGGCTCCGTCGTGATGCACTTCTTCACCAGAACGCGGTGGGAGCGGTTGTTCCACCAGATACGCTGA
- a CDS encoding isoprenylcysteine carboxylmethyltransferase family protein: MRALRHLLAIAVLPFTVTVLVPLWIARDETTIPRLGATAAELLLQTAGVGVLAVGLLLFVSSLRRFESEGDGTLAPWDPPQHLVVGGPYRYVRNPMISGVLFVLAAEAMLLLSRPHGLWALTFLGINAVSTPLLEEPMLRARFGEAYREYCRHVPRIVPRLRPWTPDRTPGAPE; encoded by the coding sequence ATGAGAGCGCTCCGCCACCTGCTGGCGATCGCCGTGCTGCCGTTCACCGTGACGGTACTCGTGCCGCTGTGGATCGCGCGCGACGAGACGACCATCCCGAGACTCGGCGCGACAGCCGCCGAACTCCTGCTGCAAACCGCTGGTGTCGGCGTGCTCGCGGTCGGCCTGCTCCTCTTCGTGTCGTCGCTGCGGCGATTCGAATCGGAAGGCGACGGCACGCTCGCTCCCTGGGATCCGCCGCAACACCTCGTCGTCGGCGGGCCGTACCGCTACGTGCGCAATCCGATGATCTCGGGAGTGCTCTTCGTACTCGCGGCAGAGGCGATGCTGCTCCTCTCCCGCCCGCACGGACTCTGGGCCCTGACGTTTCTTGGCATCAACGCCGTGTCCACGCCCCTCCTCGAAGAACCGATGCTGCGTGCCCGCTTCGGCGAGGCCTATCGCGAGTACTGCCGCCACGTGCCGCGCATCGTGCCGCGGCTGCGTCCGTGGACACCGGACCGGACCCCGGGGGCGCCGGAGTAG
- the lepA gene encoding translation elongation factor 4, whose product MDQSRIRNFSVIAHIDHGKSTLADRFLEMTGALQKREMEAQVLDSMDLERERGITIKAHAVRLTYHADDGETYILNLIDTPGHVDFSYEVTRSLAASEGALLIVDASQGVEAQTLANAYLAVENNLEIVPVINKIDLPGAQPDEAKRQIEDIVGLDASGAILASAKEGTGVHEILEAIVHRLPAPKGDPEAPLKALVFDSWYDPYRGVIILTRVIDGSVRAGMKIKFMQKGQEYQVEQVGTFSPKPMPVEELGVGEVGFVFAGIKTVSDAQIGDTITEAARPALEAFPGFKEMKPMVFAGLYPVEGSEYPQLRDALEKLRLNDASFHFEPETSLALGFGFRCGFLGLLHMEIIQERLEREFDVDLITTAPGVLYRVTTTDGGVQEIDSPAKLPDAGRIEKIEEPIITAMILTPSIHVGGILELCQEKRGIQKGLEYLSSDRVLVTYELPFNEVVLDFYDRLKTISRGYASLDYHVTGYWESPLVKMDILVNEEPVDALSIIVHRDAAYARGRQLASKMRELIPRQMFEVAIQAAIGGRIIARESVRAMRKNVLAKCYGGDISRKRKLLEKQKEGKKRMKRVGRVEIPQEAFLAVLKMDTE is encoded by the coding sequence ATGGACCAGTCCAGGATCCGCAATTTTTCCGTCATCGCCCACATCGATCACGGCAAGTCGACGCTCGCTGACCGCTTCCTCGAGATGACCGGCGCGCTGCAGAAGCGCGAAATGGAAGCGCAGGTGCTCGACTCGATGGATCTCGAGCGCGAGCGCGGCATCACGATCAAGGCGCACGCGGTCCGGCTGACCTACCACGCCGACGACGGTGAGACCTATATCCTGAATCTGATCGACACGCCGGGGCATGTCGATTTCTCGTACGAGGTGACGCGCTCGCTCGCCGCCTCCGAGGGGGCGCTGCTCATCGTCGACGCATCGCAGGGGGTCGAGGCGCAGACACTCGCCAACGCCTATCTGGCGGTCGAGAACAACCTCGAGATCGTCCCCGTCATCAACAAGATTGATCTGCCGGGCGCGCAGCCCGACGAGGCCAAGCGACAGATCGAAGACATCGTCGGGCTCGACGCGAGCGGCGCCATCCTCGCGAGCGCCAAGGAAGGTACCGGCGTCCACGAGATCCTCGAGGCGATCGTCCACCGGCTGCCGGCGCCGAAGGGTGATCCCGAGGCACCGCTGAAGGCTCTGGTCTTCGACTCGTGGTACGACCCGTATCGTGGCGTGATCATCCTGACGCGTGTGATCGACGGCTCCGTCCGCGCCGGCATGAAGATCAAGTTCATGCAGAAGGGGCAGGAGTACCAGGTCGAGCAGGTCGGCACGTTCTCACCCAAGCCGATGCCGGTCGAGGAATTGGGCGTGGGTGAAGTCGGGTTCGTCTTTGCGGGGATCAAGACCGTCAGCGACGCCCAGATTGGCGACACCATCACCGAGGCCGCGCGGCCCGCGCTCGAGGCGTTCCCCGGCTTCAAGGAAATGAAGCCGATGGTGTTCGCGGGGCTCTATCCCGTCGAAGGCAGCGAGTATCCGCAGCTGCGCGATGCGCTCGAGAAGCTGCGCCTGAACGACGCCTCCTTCCACTTCGAACCCGAGACCTCGCTCGCGCTCGGGTTCGGATTCCGGTGCGGCTTTCTCGGCCTGCTGCACATGGAGATCATCCAGGAGCGGCTCGAGCGCGAGTTCGACGTCGACCTGATCACGACCGCGCCGGGCGTCTTGTACCGCGTGACGACGACCGACGGCGGCGTGCAGGAGATCGACAGCCCAGCCAAGCTCCCTGACGCCGGACGCATCGAAAAAATCGAGGAACCGATCATCACCGCGATGATCCTGACGCCCTCGATCCACGTCGGCGGCATCCTCGAGCTGTGCCAGGAGAAACGCGGCATCCAGAAGGGTCTCGAGTACCTGTCATCGGACCGGGTCCTCGTGACCTACGAGCTGCCGTTCAACGAGGTCGTCCTCGACTTTTACGATCGCCTGAAGACGATTTCGCGGGGCTACGCGTCGCTCGATTATCATGTGACCGGCTACTGGGAATCGCCGCTCGTCAAGATGGACATCCTGGTCAACGAGGAGCCGGTTGATGCGCTCTCGATCATCGTGCACCGCGACGCCGCCTACGCCCGCGGCCGACAGCTGGCGTCGAAGATGCGCGAGCTGATTCCGCGGCAGATGTTCGAGGTGGCGATCCAGGCGGCCATCGGCGGCCGGATCATTGCGCGCGAGTCGGTCAGGGCGATGCGCAAGAACGTGCTCGCCAAGTGTTACGGTGGCGACATTTCGCGCAAGCGCAAGCTGCTCGAGAAACAGAAGGAAGGCAAGAAACGCATGAAGCGGGTCGGGCGCGTCGAGATCCCGCAGGAAGCGTTCCTCGCCGTCCTCAAGATGGATACCGAATGA
- a CDS encoding cyclodeaminase/cyclohydrolase family protein, which translates to MLVGSDHIPMLLVKQSVSDVLAAFRAATPTPGGGSAAALAGAMGASLVAMVAGLPKPTAATEEDVQRLRAAGDRSGGIAVELERLVDVDSAAYDLVMAAYKRPKVTDEDKAARSAAIQAAMREAIAAPLAVMRACAGAAEQAVVVAALGNPSASSDLRVGLELLNAGLRGAALNVEINLGSVKDADYVGKVKADLTEFARAIGHESAAAGRVLQNG; encoded by the coding sequence ATGCTGGTAGGATCCGATCACATCCCGATGCTCCTGGTCAAACAATCCGTCTCGGATGTGCTGGCCGCCTTCCGCGCGGCGACGCCGACGCCCGGCGGCGGGTCGGCCGCCGCCCTGGCCGGCGCGATGGGCGCATCGCTCGTCGCGATGGTCGCCGGGTTGCCCAAACCAACAGCCGCGACCGAAGAGGACGTGCAGCGCCTGCGCGCCGCGGGTGATCGCTCGGGGGGGATCGCCGTCGAGCTGGAGCGACTCGTCGACGTCGACAGCGCCGCCTACGATCTGGTGATGGCCGCCTACAAGCGGCCCAAGGTGACCGACGAGGACAAGGCTGCCCGGTCCGCCGCGATTCAGGCCGCCATGCGCGAGGCGATCGCCGCCCCGCTCGCCGTGATGCGCGCGTGCGCCGGCGCCGCCGAACAAGCCGTGGTCGTGGCCGCGCTCGGCAACCCGTCCGCGTCGAGCGACCTGCGGGTCGGCCTCGAGCTCCTCAACGCCGGGTTGCGCGGCGCCGCGCTCAATGTCGAAATCAATCTGGGAAGCGTGAAGGACGCGGACTACGTCGGGAAGGTGAAGGCTGACCTGACCGAGTTCGCGCGCGCGATCGGCCACGAATCGGCCGCGGCGGGGCGCGTGCTCCAGAACGGATAG
- a CDS encoding DUF167 domain-containing protein, translating into MSTNGRRRASLDIRVIPRAPQTKVDGERGGAILVRLAAPPVDGAANAALVAFLADALGVPRRQVAIVAGNTSRDKRVRIEGLDETEARARLLK; encoded by the coding sequence GTGTCGACGAACGGAAGGCGTCGAGCTAGCCTCGACATCCGGGTCATCCCGCGCGCACCGCAGACGAAGGTCGACGGCGAGCGCGGCGGTGCCATCCTCGTCCGCCTCGCGGCACCTCCTGTCGACGGCGCCGCCAACGCGGCGCTTGTCGCCTTCCTGGCCGACGCGCTCGGCGTTCCCCGCCGTCAGGTCGCGATCGTCGCCGGCAACACGTCTCGCGACAAGCGCGTCCGCATCGAGGGCCTTGACGAGACCGAGGCCCGCGCCCGGCTTCTGAAGTAG
- a CDS encoding sigma-70 family RNA polymerase sigma factor: protein MRDLDVEALARRYGPMVLRRCRRLLRDEESALDACQDVFVRVLEHRLRLDVRYPSSLLYRIATNVCLNRLRDDRREPVTHDEAILAEIANAEEPGGASEARLLLARLFGRHPESSRTMAVLRYVDGLTLEEVAADTGMSVSGVRKRLRALRLSLTEMIDDANHP from the coding sequence GTGAGGGACCTCGACGTCGAGGCGCTGGCCCGGCGGTACGGCCCGATGGTGCTGCGCCGCTGCCGGCGGCTGCTCCGCGACGAGGAGTCGGCGCTCGACGCCTGCCAGGACGTCTTCGTCCGCGTGCTCGAACACCGCCTGCGGCTCGACGTCCGCTACCCCTCGAGCCTGTTGTATCGGATCGCCACGAACGTGTGTTTGAACCGGCTCCGCGACGACCGCCGCGAACCGGTGACACACGACGAGGCCATCCTGGCGGAGATCGCGAACGCGGAGGAGCCCGGCGGCGCCAGCGAAGCCCGACTGCTCCTGGCGCGCCTGTTCGGCCGGCACCCGGAGTCCAGCCGGACGATGGCGGTACTGCGCTACGTGGACGGCTTGACGCTGGAGGAAGTCGCCGCCGACACCGGCATGTCGGTGTCGGGCGTGCGGAAGCGCCTGCGGGCGCTGCGGCTGTCGCTGACGGAGATGATCGATGACGCGAACCATCCCTGA
- a CDS encoding tetratricopeptide repeat protein, which produces MNGATLRRAVIASCILALTLVFVPVPAHAQSGSIRGKITDAQDQPVDGATISLSSTDKGGKPINVKTNKRGEYMQVGLSPGHYKVTVTKGDLTVTKETDVHLDMLNFDVRLVAGGGGGAGGGSAAANKEEAAKNEKIKATFAEGVQLSKDGKNDEAIAKFQEVAALVPTCAECYLNIGTIQMNGKKYDDAIASFNKSIEIKPTPEAYDSLANVYNTQKKFPEAEAAGKKAMELSSAGAGAAGGASASALYNQAVILWNQNKAQDAADKLEQATKTDPAFPEAHYLLGKAYINLGKLPESAKELQEYLRLSPNGANHDDATKTLEMLKPYIK; this is translated from the coding sequence ATGAACGGCGCCACTCTTCGCCGTGCCGTTATCGCCAGTTGCATCCTGGCTCTCACGCTCGTGTTCGTCCCCGTGCCGGCTCACGCGCAGAGCGGATCGATCAGGGGAAAGATCACGGACGCACAGGATCAGCCGGTCGACGGCGCGACCATCAGCCTTTCCAGCACCGATAAGGGCGGCAAGCCCATCAACGTCAAGACGAACAAGCGCGGTGAGTACATGCAGGTCGGACTGTCGCCGGGCCACTACAAGGTCACGGTGACCAAGGGCGACCTGACGGTCACGAAAGAGACCGACGTCCACCTCGACATGCTCAACTTCGACGTGAGGCTCGTTGCCGGCGGCGGCGGCGGCGCGGGTGGCGGAAGTGCCGCGGCGAACAAGGAAGAAGCGGCGAAGAACGAGAAGATCAAGGCGACGTTCGCCGAAGGCGTCCAGCTCAGCAAGGACGGCAAGAACGACGAGGCGATCGCCAAGTTCCAGGAGGTCGCAGCGCTGGTTCCGACCTGTGCCGAATGCTACCTGAACATCGGCACCATCCAGATGAACGGGAAAAAGTACGACGACGCCATCGCCTCGTTCAACAAGTCGATCGAGATCAAACCGACCCCGGAGGCCTACGACAGCCTGGCCAACGTCTACAACACCCAGAAGAAATTCCCCGAGGCGGAGGCCGCGGGCAAGAAGGCCATGGAGCTGAGCTCGGCCGGTGCCGGAGCCGCCGGTGGGGCGAGCGCGTCGGCCCTCTATAACCAGGCCGTCATCCTCTGGAACCAGAACAAGGCGCAGGACGCGGCCGACAAGCTCGAACAGGCCACGAAGACCGACCCGGCCTTCCCCGAGGCGCACTATCTGCTCGGCAAGGCCTACATCAATCTGGGCAAGCTGCCCGAGTCGGCCAAGGAGCTGCAGGAATACCTGCGTCTGTCGCCCAACGGCGCGAACCACGACGACGCGACCAAGACGCTCGAGATGCTGAAGCCGTACATCAAATAG
- a CDS encoding caspase family protein: MKTSFAALTWAIAMTGAAAAASAAVPVQRFVLVVGANLGGGDRAKLLYAISDAERFARVMLDLGGVPQANEVVLRQPKLNELIDALDALNARVVEARRLKEPGRIEIIVYYSGHADEQGLLIGSDRYSYRTLRDRLDQIPADVRIAVLDACASGAFTRLKGGKVRPPFLVDESAAMRGHAFLTSSAETESAQESDRIRGSFFTHYLISGFRGAADLSGDGKITLNEAYQFAFNETLGRTVDTRGGAQHPSYDINLSGSGDVVMTDVRQTTATLVLGEDLEGRFFIRNAAQELVVELYKPYGRKINLGVEPGAYEVRLDRDKQSMLAKTRVEDGGTVTLEPKQFGQVTLEATKKRGDSVPPVKFAVNGRYRIEVTVGGAHGLDASNTPSGVLVYSTNTALIVGGLQFTTFMREGLALTVGADARTGSADSTVSAHSMSASHTSLVAVPIGVRWNPFTSNRPSSAVKPFIGATLGPVFGSTSQSVVASGVVSSSNSTHSTVGGDVLAGADFHIVRWLSFDVNGGYNWMANFDEPGLRGNHNGAKFTVSFGFLWGHGR, translated from the coding sequence ATGAAAACCAGTTTCGCGGCCCTGACGTGGGCGATCGCCATGACCGGCGCGGCCGCCGCGGCATCCGCGGCGGTGCCGGTGCAGCGCTTCGTCCTCGTGGTCGGTGCCAATCTCGGCGGCGGCGACCGGGCGAAACTGCTGTACGCGATTTCCGACGCCGAGCGCTTCGCGCGCGTCATGCTCGATCTCGGCGGCGTGCCGCAAGCCAACGAGGTCGTGCTGCGGCAGCCGAAACTCAACGAGCTGATCGACGCCCTCGACGCACTGAACGCGCGCGTCGTCGAGGCGCGACGCCTGAAGGAGCCTGGGCGCATCGAAATCATCGTCTACTACTCGGGGCACGCCGATGAACAGGGGCTTCTCATCGGCAGCGACCGCTACTCGTATCGCACGCTGCGCGATCGCCTCGATCAGATTCCGGCTGACGTCCGCATCGCCGTGCTCGATGCCTGTGCGTCGGGCGCCTTCACCCGGCTCAAGGGCGGCAAGGTACGCCCGCCGTTCCTGGTTGACGAGTCGGCCGCGATGCGCGGCCATGCCTTCCTGACCTCGAGCGCCGAGACCGAGTCGGCGCAGGAATCGGATCGCATCCGAGGCTCGTTTTTCACCCACTACTTGATCTCCGGCTTTCGCGGCGCCGCCGATCTCTCTGGCGACGGCAAGATCACATTGAACGAAGCCTACCAGTTCGCCTTCAACGAGACGCTGGGCCGCACGGTCGACACGCGCGGCGGCGCCCAGCATCCCTCCTACGACATCAACCTCTCCGGCTCCGGCGACGTCGTCATGACGGACGTCCGCCAGACGACGGCGACGCTGGTGCTGGGAGAAGACCTCGAGGGACGCTTCTTCATCCGCAACGCCGCGCAGGAGCTGGTCGTCGAGCTCTACAAGCCGTACGGGCGGAAGATCAATCTCGGCGTCGAGCCTGGCGCCTACGAGGTACGGCTCGATCGCGACAAGCAGTCGATGCTGGCGAAGACGCGGGTGGAGGACGGCGGCACGGTGACGCTCGAGCCGAAGCAGTTCGGCCAGGTGACCCTGGAAGCGACGAAGAAGCGCGGCGACAGCGTGCCGCCCGTCAAGTTCGCCGTCAACGGCCGGTACCGCATCGAGGTCACGGTCGGCGGCGCGCACGGGCTCGACGCGTCGAATACGCCTTCGGGGGTGCTCGTCTACAGTACCAACACCGCACTCATCGTCGGCGGGCTGCAGTTCACGACGTTCATGCGGGAAGGCCTGGCGCTCACCGTCGGTGCCGACGCGCGGACGGGGTCCGCAGACAGCACCGTCAGCGCGCACAGCATGTCGGCGAGCCACACGTCGCTGGTGGCGGTGCCGATTGGCGTGCGCTGGAATCCGTTCACGTCGAACCGCCCCTCGTCGGCGGTCAAGCCGTTCATCGGCGCCACGCTTGGACCGGTGTTCGGCTCGACGTCCCAGTCGGTCGTCGCGTCCGGCGTCGTCTCCAGCAGCAATTCGACGCACTCGACGGTTGGCGGCGACGTCCTTGCCGGGGCCGACTTTCACATCGTGCGCTGGCTGTCGTTCGACGTCAACGGCGGCTACAACTGGATGGCGAATTTCGACGAGCCCGGGTTGCGTGGCAACCACAACGGCGCGAAGTTCACGGTGAGCTTCGGGTTCCTCTGGGGACACGGGCGGTAG
- a CDS encoding YggS family pyridoxal phosphate-dependent enzyme: MSDSSISANLASIRSRIEAAARAAGRDPASVRLLAVSKTFPADAVREAYEAGQRDFGENKVQEALQKIEATAELPIRWHLIGHLQSNKARRAAGAFAALHSVDSIDLLRRLDAAAVEQGVRPEIYVQVDLAGETTKFGAAEAEVGDIVRAAGHCRAATMRGLMLLPPWSDDPEQARPYFRRLRLLRERLIEAGTDGSHLTELSMGMSHDFEVAIQEGATLVRVGTAIFGKRIVRT, translated from the coding sequence GTGTCCGACTCCAGCATCAGCGCCAATCTGGCCTCGATCCGGTCCCGGATCGAGGCCGCCGCCCGCGCCGCCGGACGCGATCCCGCGTCAGTCCGCCTCCTCGCCGTCTCGAAGACCTTCCCCGCCGACGCCGTGCGCGAGGCCTACGAGGCCGGCCAGCGCGACTTCGGCGAGAACAAGGTCCAGGAAGCCCTGCAGAAGATCGAGGCAACGGCCGAATTACCAATCAGGTGGCATCTCATTGGCCATCTGCAGTCGAACAAGGCCAGACGGGCGGCGGGGGCGTTCGCGGCGCTCCATTCGGTGGATTCGATCGACCTGCTGCGTCGGCTCGACGCGGCGGCAGTCGAGCAAGGGGTGCGCCCGGAGATCTATGTCCAGGTCGATCTCGCTGGCGAGACGACGAAATTCGGGGCGGCGGAGGCCGAGGTGGGTGACATCGTCCGAGCGGCCGGCCACTGCCGCGCCGCGACAATGCGGGGGCTGATGCTGCTGCCGCCCTGGTCCGACGACCCCGAACAGGCGCGACCCTATTTCCGACGCCTGCGGCTGCTGCGCGAGCGCCTGATCGAGGCAGGGACGGATGGCTCGCACCTGACGGAGCTGTCGATGGGGATGAGCCACGATTTCGAGGTGGCGATCCAGGAGGGAGCCACGCTCGTGCGCGTCGGCACCGCGATATTCGGCAAACGGATTGTGAGGACCTGA